A single Venturia canescens isolate UGA chromosome 1, ASM1945775v1, whole genome shotgun sequence DNA region contains:
- the LOC122412596 gene encoding uncharacterized protein: MANSEFDVELFERKLQTLKDSQESIQALSSWCLERRVHHKKIVAAWLQVLKKVKVEHRLTLFYLANDVIQYSKRKNFEFVESWGTTLQRATTMVRDEKVKHRILRIFKIWDQRQVYDEEFLADLSGLLSAAPKKKVEPQPTVTNEEFQAALLISTMRSCANLEQATDARLRDLRDSNVDIDNAEELCASLKDRRHVEDAEKEVDTAVQSIENYVKALEAEIRERTQVLDLLEQADQFYETQRGEVKIVTNAYRNFGSRVKNLKKKLDELLPTLISPIPSPDINAPSPSPDSDIELPGEDGLSGNQTDSMMADIAPPSMYNSYGLDYDPMPVPAPELASGNSTSDFTNNFSSFMGGNVDFDMRNLFNERSETPTSGSQRYNDSSEAMPIEVINMRPSKIDTSNDDFSISNFLKTVLPGIGSAGTVTESAANPSGIPGLGLDSLDTRPESPQRSEYGLLADPMNTPPSMSSRIMSGSGTPLSGMNNHQMSHSTPLPLSRSITSDSHTPSPYSSQNSLSNMTTLPFIDTTLNAPTVNPLPPPPLPPPIFLDEENCYNKLPPKFPTWTSANEATKSESSKWNDKGKSSTNPTWSEDNIEKSKSQWVESVDDRWDSGNETTWTAGMDGKNEILSETPESPPIYEKSSFNTPIEYNDIDSRQTILSSDADVDHRVRTIPMPEELHATHRLMKAADVDHRNLISLTGSPANNASNANEAADSRPNNNNVWTSADQNYRRQQGDIVESVDMEMSDEEGDGKPKSRVLVDVRSQQDRDMRCLIGPSQPMQLPPSGHRQDLDMRMIPLPGNPMARSGPGLQGARLPLPPPLPAPQQFHRGQPDFHGIPSSDFRQDYGPPRQNSQQSVFIPNQQHDFHSVPSDFHQNQVQQAQQDFNLSRQQQQQEYEFQENPQHSRIGMPPDFMGGDPALHGRYPPGMNQIPEHHIHHSQQQQPQQPQQQQQHPQMHHRESPIFHRNERGGRGRGFPRRGRDRFTEEHPQSQMRNTPNRRLRNVENATDIPGNSRVSQGLLQPPDTCVILDDDGLPITRPDLDSTSLNTSEPGMDSLLSSENMEKSISVKSIPQDETSQERRMASSPSSTDNIPGNIVPLNESITSPLCHSRSDNPGQIDKNEDTSGDVISGDTEEATSEDRSQEGSVVARADEPPRQLSEHLEALMNSGKTTGVNELKRQASNGNFGEQIDDDATAIAIKKRTLLPNGPALLPPPGTDLQPIVIYDYDSHNPLANFRPRIPGMPTAVTVSSGGGPFPIWRGTGGGPLRARGGFRGGPRMPWMDRGPRGPPIGNFIPRGNNKRSGGQFRGAPTFRGRGRGGTSW, encoded by the exons atggcTAATTCCGAATTCGACGTTGAATTATTCGAGCGGAAGCTGCAAACATTGAAAGACTCACAAGAGTCTATTCAAGCCTTGTCGTCATGGTGTCTGGAGAGACGGGTAcatcacaaaaaaattgtcgcaGCTTGGCTCCAGGTGTTGAAGAAAG TGAAAGTGGAGCATCGTCTAACTCTGTTCTATCTGGCGAACGATGTAATACAGTATTCGAAGcgtaagaatttcgaattcgtCGAGTCTTGGGGCACAACATTACAAAGAGCAACGACGATGGTGAGAGATGAAAAAGTGAAGCATCGAATTTtgaggattttcaaaatatggGATCAACGGCAAGTGTACGACGAGGAGTTCCTTGCGGATTTGTCAGGGCTTTTGTCGGCTGCCCCAAAGAAGAAAGTCGAGCCACAACCGACAGTAACGAACGAAGAGTTTCAAGCGGCTTTGCTTATATCGACGATGAGATCGTGCGCGAATCTCGAACAAGCGACCGACGCGAGATTGCGTGATCTTCGAGACAGCAACGTCGATATTGACAACGCTGAAGAATTGTGTGCCTCTCTTAAAGATCGGAGACATGTGGAAGATGCCGAAAAAGAGGTCGACACTGCGGTTCAGAGTATCGAAAATTATGTCAAAGCGCTCGAGGCTGAGATACGAGAGAGAACTCAAGTTCTGGATCTGCTCGAGCAAGCTGATCAATTTTATGAAACTCAGCGTGGCGAAGTCAAGATTGTTACCAAC GCTTACCGGAACTTTGGGAGCCGTGTGAAAAACTTGAAGAAGAAATTGGACGAGCTTTTGCCCACGCTGATATCGCCAATTCCATCGCCTGATATAAACGCTCCTTCACCGAGTCCGGACAGCGACATCGAGCTTCCGGGTGAGGACGGGTTGTCTGGTAATCAAACAGATTCCATGATGGCAGACATAGCGCCACCTTCGATGTATAATTCTTACGGTCTGGATTACGACCCTATGCCCGTACCAGCTCCCGAACTAGCATCGGGAAACAGCACGTCCGATTTTACCAATAATTTCTCATCCTTTATGGGCGGAAATGTTGATTTCGACATG AGGAATTTGTTTAATGAAAGATCGGAGACTCCCACTAGTGGAAGCCAGAGATACAACGACTCTTCCGAG gcAATGCCGATCGAGGTGATAAACATGAGGCCATCGAAAATCGACACGTCGAACGATGACTTCAGtatttcgaattttctaaAGACGGTGCTTCCGGGAATCGGGAGTGCTGGCACGGTGACCGAAAGCGCTGCAAATCCGAGCGGAATTCCAGGCTTGGGCCTCGACTCTTTAGACACTAGACCCGAATCGCCGCAGCGTTCGGAATACGGCTTATTAGCGGACCCAATGAACACACCGCCATCCATGAGCAGCCGTATTATGAGTGGATCTGGAACTCCTTTGAGCGGAATGAATAACCATCAAATGAGCCACAGCACACCGTTGCCACTCTCGAGAAGTATCACCAGTGATTCGCACACGCCATCCCCGTACTCCAGTCAAAACAGTCTAAGCAACATGACGACATTACCTTTCATCGACACAACGTTAAACGCTCCGACGGTGAATCCACTCCCTCCGCCACCTCTTCCACCTCCAATATTCCTCGACGAGGAAAATTGCTACAACAAATTGCCACCGAAATTTCCAACTTGGACGTCCGCTAATGAAGCCACCAAGAGTGAAAGTTCCAAATGGAACGATAAAG GTAAAAGCAGTACGAATCCAACCTGGTCGGAggataatattgaaaaaagtaaatcaCAGTGGGTGGAGTCCGTTGACGATCGTTGGGATTCTGGTAACGAAACGACATGGACGGCCGGTATGGACGGAAAGAATGAAATTCTTTCGGAAACACCGGAATCCCCACCGATATATGAAAAATCTAGTTTTAATACGCCCATTGAATACAACGATATCGATTCGAGACAAACTATTTTGAGTAGCGATGCCGATGTCGATCACAG GGTAAGAACGATACCGATGCCGGAGGAACTGCACGCCACTCATCGTTTGATGAAAGCCGCGGATGTCGATCACCGAAACCTCATAAGCTTGACGGGAAGTCCTGCGAACAACGCGTCCAACGCGAACGAAGCAGCAGATTCTCGTCCAAATAACAACAACGTGTGGACGAGCGCGGATCAGAATTATCg ACGCCAACAGGGCGACATAGTGGAGAGCGTTGACATGGAAATGTCGGACGAAGAAGGAGATGGAAAGCCGAAAAGTCGGGTTTTGGTTGACGTTCGGTCCCAGCAGGATCGGGACATGCGTTGTTTGATCGGTCCGTCGCAGCCGATGCAGTTGCCGCCGTCTGGGCATCGTCAGGATCTTGATATGCGAATGATACCGCTTCCGGGGAATCCAATGGCTCGCAGTGGTCCCGGTTTGCAAGGAGCACGTTTGCCGCTACCTCCTCCGTTGCCGGCCCCACAACAGTTCCATCGGGGTCAGCCTGATTTTCACGGAATTCCAAGCTCTGATTTCCGTCAGGATTATGGACCGCCCCGTCAAAATTCTCAACAATCGGTGTTTATCCCGAATCAACAGCACGATTTTCACTCGGTTCCTTCAGACTTTCATCAGAATCAAGTCCAACAAGCTCAGCAAGATTTTAACTTATCGcgacagcaacagcagcaagaATACGAGTTTCAGGAAAATCCGCAACATTCGCGGATCGGAATGCCACCGGATTTCATGGGTGGCGATCCGGCGCTTCACGGAAGGTATCCTCCAGGTATGAATCAGATCCCGGAGCATCATATTCATCATTCTCAACAGCAGCAGCCGCAACAAccacaacagcagcaacaacatcCTCAAATGCACCATAGAGAATCTCCGATCTTCCATAGAAACGAGCGAGGCGGTCGAGGTCGTGGCTTCCCGCGCCGCGGCCGCGACAGATTCACCGAAGAGCACCCTCAGTCACAAATGCGAAATACTCCAAACAGAAGATTACGAAACGTGGAAAATGCGACGGATATACCGGGCAACAGTCGAGTATCACAAGGTTTGCTTCAACCGCCTGACACATGTGTTATCCTTGACGATGACGGGTTACCGATAACGCGACCGGATCTTGACAGCACTTCCCTAAATACATCCGAGCCGGGCATGGACTCGCTTCTGAGTTcagaaaatatggaaaaatcgaTAAGCGTTAAATCAATACCGCAAGACGAAACGAGTCAGGAACGTCGGATGGCTTCGTCACCGAGCAGTACGGACAATATTCCTGGAAACATTGTACCTCTCAACGAAAGCATAACTTCTCCGTTATGTCATTCTAGATCGGATAATCCTggccaaatagacaaaaacgAGGACACTTCCGGCGACGTTATTTCCGGTGATACCGAGGAGGCGACCAGCGAGGATCGATCGCAAGAAGGCTCGGTGGTCGCGCGCGCTGACGAACCCCCTCGACAACTGTCTGAACACCTTGAAGCTCTCATGAATTCTGGCAAAACAACAGGTGTTAATGAGCTCAAGAGACAAGCGTCGAATGGTAATTTTGGTGAGCAAATCGACGACGATGCAACCGCGATagcaattaaaaaaagaacTCTTTTGCCCAACGGTCCAGCGTTACTTCCTCCACCAGGAACGGATCTTCAGCCCATTGTTATTTACGATTATGACAGTCACAACCCCCTCGCTAATTTCCGCCCTCGTATCCCCGGCATGCCCACAGCTGTGACGGTATCGTCAGGAGGTGGTCCTTTTCCAATTTGGCGCGGTACAGGAGGAGGACCTTTGCGAGCTCGTGGAGGTTTTCGCGGTGGACCGAGAATGCCCTGGATGGACAGAGGTCCCCGAGGTCCTCCTATTGGCAATTTTATTCCACGGGGAAACAACAAAAGAAGCGGCGGACAGTTTCGCGGCGCTCCAACCTTCCGGGGAAGAGGACGGGGCGGTACCAGCTGGTAA
- the LOC122408418 gene encoding uncharacterized protein: MAFVLIRRKQSIYILLTALMSVVSLSILSTAIATPRWIDATANPRNSSNLDVSISNVNYGLFKGFLTRRLLSSPLEYDLFFTCVWGQNACAWSCQPTGTLRETEIQDLLDGKTPSFACLPYSSERNSVQFVSTLRSPDNRNERIFSNAGLWLSTLLFLALSMIALLASAILSLINCAKSPIEAYFNVHGIYVTNGVALAANVAALILYGISFNSYVKKDISIYDTIVGDFYSEAKLDYSYWILLLPCLFDVVGIFLIAMREFLINGKKGETNIDVVDDAPATGVLF; the protein is encoded by the exons atggcgtttgtgcTGATCCGAAGAAAACAGTCGATCTACATCTTGTTGACAGCCCTGATGTCTGTCGTGTCACTCTCGATACTTAGCACTGCCATCGCCACTCCCCGATGGATCGATGCAACTGCCAATCCCAGAAACTCCTCAAATCTCGACGTTTCCATATCCAACGTCAATTATGGACTTTTCAAAGGATTTCTCACCAGAAGATTATTAAGCAGCCCCCTCGAATACGATCTTTTCT TCACTTGCGTTTGGGGCCAAAACGCGTGCGCCTGGAGCTGCCAACCGACGGGGACTCTGCGAGAAACCGAGATTCAAGATCTGCTGGATGGGAAAACACCGAGTTTCGCGTGTCTCCCGTACTCGAGCGAAAGGAATTCAGTGCAATTTGTTTCAACTTTGAGATCGCCGG ataatCGAAACGAGCGAATATTCAGCAACGCTGGACTGTGGCTTTCGACGCTTCTCTTCCTCGCTTTATCGATGATCGCACTCCTCGCGAGCGCAATTCTGTCGTTGATCAATTGCGCGAAGAGCCCAATCGAAGCGTACTTCAACGTGCACGGGATTTATGTGACGAACGGGGTCGCGCTTGCCGCAAACGTTGCAGCGCTGATTCTCTATGGAATTTCATTTAATTCGTACGTCAAAAAAGACATTTCGATCTACGACACGATCGTCGGGGACTTTTATTCCGAAGCCAAGCTGGATTATTCCTATTG GATTTTGCTGCTGCCGTGCTTGTTCGATGTCGTCGGAATATTTCTCATCGCGATGCGGGAGTTTTTAATCAACGGAAAAAAGGGCGAGACGAATATCGACGTCGTGGACGATGCTCCGGCAACGGGAGTTCTCTTTTAA